Proteins from one Esox lucius isolate fEsoLuc1 chromosome 19, fEsoLuc1.pri, whole genome shotgun sequence genomic window:
- the lamb1a gene encoding laminin subunit beta-1a: MLTFYVATLLSAGACILAQVPEFSDVCTEGSCYPATGDLLIGRAHQLSVNSTCGLHRPEPFCIVSHLQEEKKCFVCDSTDDYVKSMNDTTGHRVENVVTTFAPNRLKTWWQSENGVEKVTIQLNLEAEFHFTHLIMTFKTFRPAAMVIERSADFGSTWLVYRYFAYDCESAFPDVSPGPMQKVDDVICDSHYSDIEPSTEGEVIFRVLDPAFRIEDPYSPRIQNMLKITNLRVKFTKLHTLGDNLLDSRMEIKEKYYYAIYDMVVRGNCFCYGHASECAPVDGAGDAVEGKVHGHCMCNHNTKGLNCEKCQDFYHDLPWRPAEGRNTNACKKCNCNQHSDVCHFDMAVYLSTGKVSGGVCDECQHNTMGHNCEQCRPFYYQHPERDIRDPSICEQCNCDPVGSLNGGVCDRMTDVSSGLIAGQCRCKPNVEGERCDQCKQAYYGLTDHPLGCLACTCNALGTVPGGSPCDTDSGNCFCKRLVTGRNCDQCMPQHWGLSNDMDGCRPCDCDLGGAVNNDCSQETGQCVCREHMLGRRCDQVESGFYFIALDHYTYEAEDAKFGPGVTVVQRSHPQDRSPTWTGMGFVNVPEGAYLEFSIDNIPHSMEYDILIRYEPQLPDQWEEVLMTVIRPAVISADSRCANTMPDDDNQMISLHPGSRYVVLPRPVCLEAGMNYTIRLSLPLYSALSDVQSPYTLIDSIVLMPHCKNLEIFTGSEGGDGTTNSAWDTFQRYRCLENSQSVIKTPSTDICHNFIFSISALLHLGAKECQCDPQGSLSTVCDASGGQCQCRPNVVGRNCDKCAPATYLFGPSGCRPCECSPQGSAHLFCHEATGQCVCNPGAYGRQCDRCLPGHWGFPNCRPCNCNGHTEQCDAHSGECLECREHTTGQNCDRCLDGYYGDPILGSGDHCRPCMCPDGPGSGRQFAGGCYRGLDSQYQVFCVCSPGYRGARCEECAPGYYGNPHENGGQCQPCQCNKNIDMLDQESCDARTGECLKCLYHTEGRSCQSCKPGYYGDALTQNCRKCVCNHLGTNPATCQSPGDCHCDPGTGQCQCLPSVLGQHCDQCAPDTWNMASEEGCEACYCDPEHSYGTSCNELSGQCSCRPGFGGKTCRECRELFWGDPEVKCNACDCDPRGIAEPQCNKADGHCVCVEGVSGPRCDACARGYSGTFPDCERCHQCFSDWDVVVGQLTNQTHRMVNRVNTIKASGITGPYKHTIKNMEQSADTIRTILAQNPATQPLSEIQQLLEQATKLMEEMNYKLNLTEEALAEVSSDKNSTDTKLDSLKEDAEKLDHTVKELLDQVEFIKNSDIRGATDSVTKYYQQSVAAEARANASTSGPHNPLESSALLRQATEDKMNDTKEEFHRRQEEHAKRLDDLAGQLETVDLSALNDKTCGSPAVETRGDSDGDSGSGDEGCNGLVALSNKAWLKAKDFDQEILTAMEEVDKLSKMVSEAKLKADEAKLNAQDVLIKTNETKQRVDRSNEELRSLIKQIRNFLTQDAADLESIEAVANEVLAMQMPTTPAQLQNLTEEIRDRLGDLALVEYILSQSTDNIQRAESLLEQARQASKEAADVRDTAEMVKQALEEAERAQSTAAEAIKQATIDIRGTNDLLTSVESETADSEFKLNNATQRLLRLGQDVTLLREKALNTSLSSEQTESDAESINKVAEQVKKDLDGELKEKYSTVENLIKHEARGMTEAKKRAELLQQEAKDLLLQASDKLQLLKDLEKSYEDNQKTLEDKANQLVDLEKAVKELLEEISHKVTVYSTCLF; this comes from the exons GTTTGTGACTCCACCGACGACTACGTCAAAAGCATGAACGACACCACCGGCCACCGGGTGGAGAACGTCGTGACCACGTTCGCCCCCAACCGCCTGAAGACCTGGTGGCAGTCTGAGAATG GTGTTGAGAAAGTGACCATCCAGCTTAATTTGGAGGCAGAGTTTCACTTCACCCACCTGATCATGACCTTCAAG ACCTTCCGCCCGGCTGCCATGGTGATCGAACGCTCCGCTGACTTTGGGAGTACCTGGCTGGTGTACCGCTACTTTGCTTACGACTGTGAGTCGGCCTTCCCCGACGTATCTCCAGGGCCCATGCAGAAGGTGGATGACGTCATCTGTGATTCGCATTATTCTGACATTGAACCATCAACCGAGGGAGAG GTTATCTTCAGAGTTTTGGATCCAGCTTTCCGTATTGAAGATCCCTACAGCCCCAGAATCCAAA ACATGTTGAAGATCACCAACCTACGGGTGAAGTTCACCAAGCTGCACACCCTAGGAGACAATCTGCTAGACTCCCGCATGGAGATCAAGGAGAAGTACTACTACGCCATCTACGACATGGTTGTCCGGGGGAACTGCTTCTGCTATGGACACGCCTCGGAGTGCGCCCCCGTGGACGGGGCTGGGGATGCCGTTGAAGGGAAG GTCCATGGCCACTGCATGTGTAACCACAACACCAAGGGCCTGAACTGTGAGAAGTGTCAGGACTTCTACCATGACCTGCCCTGGAGACCAGCTGAGGGGCGCAACACCAACGCCTGTAAAA AGTGTAACTGTAACCAGCATTCAGACGTGTGTCACTTTGACATGGCGGTGTACCTGTCTACGGGCAAAGTGAGCGGCGGTGTTTGTGACGAGTGTCAGCACAACACGATGGGACACAACTGTGAACAGTGCAGACCCTTCTACTACCAGCACCCCGAGAGGGACATCCGTGACCCCAGCATCTGTGAAC AGTGTAACTGTGATCCAGTGGGCTCTCTGAATGGGGGTGTCTGTGACAGGATGACGGACGTGTCTTCTGGACTAATTGCTGGCCAGTGTCGTTGCAAGCCCAACGTGGAAGGGGAACGCTGTGACCAGTGCAAACAGGCTTACTACGGCCTGACTGACCACCCTCTGGGCTGCCTTG CATGCACCTGTAATGCGCTCGGGACAGTTCCGGGGGGGAGTCCATGTGACACCGACTCAGGAAACTGTTTCTGCAAACGTCTGGTGACCGGGAGGAACTGTGACCAGTGCATG CCTCAGCACTGGGGTCTGAGCAATGACATGGATGGCTGCAGGCCATGTGACTGTGACCTGGGTGGAGCTGTCAATAATGA TTGTTCTCAGGAGAccggtcagtgtgtgtgtagagaacACATGCTGGGCCGGCGCTGTGACCAGGTGGAGTCAGGCTTCTACTTCATCGCTCTGGACCATTACACCTACGAGGCCGAGGATGCCAAGTTCGGACCT GGTGTGACTGTAGTCCAGAGATCTCACCCTCAGGATCGTAGTCCCACCTGGACAGGGATGGGCTTTGTCAACGTTCCAGAGGGGGCCTACCTTGAGTTCTCCATCGATAACATCCCCCACTCCATGGAGTATGACATTCTCATCCGATACGAGCCTCAG TTACCAGACCAGTGGGAGGAGGTGTTGATGACCGTGATCCGTCCCGCTGTGATATCAGCTGACAGCCGCTGCGCCAACACCATGCCCGACGACGACAACCAGATGATATCCCTTCACCCTGGGTCACG ATATGTGGTCCTCCCCAGACCAGTCTGTCTCGAAGCAGGAATGAACTACACCATTCGTCTGAGCCTGCCCCTCTACTCCGCGCTCAGTGATGTCCAGTCCCCATACACACTCATAGATTCG ATTGTGCTCATGCCCCACTGTAAGAACCTGGAGATCTTCACTGGTTCTGAGGGAGGTGATGGGACCACCAACAGTGCCTGGGACACGTTCCAGCGCTACCGCTGTCTGGAGAACAGCCAGAGTGTGATCAAGACCCCCTCGACCGACATCTGCCACAACTTCATCTTCAGCATATCTGCCCTGCTGCACCTGGGGGCCAAAG AGTGCCAGTGTGACCCGCAGGGCTCCCTCAGCACAGTGTGTGACGCCAGTGGCGGGCAGTGCCAGTGTCGCCCCAACGTGGTCGGCAGGAACTGTGACAAGTGTGCCCCCGCCACCTACCTGTTTGGACCCAGCGGCTGCAGGC CCTGTGAATGCAGTCCCCAGGGGTCGGCGCATTTGTTCTGCCACGAGGCTACGGGCCAGTGTGTGTGCAACCCTGGGGCTTACGGGCGCCAGTGTGACCGCTGTCTGCCAGGTCACTGGGGCTTCCCCAACTGCCGGCCCTGCAACTGCAACGGGCACACGGAGCAGTGCGACGCCCACTCCGGAGAGTGCCTGGAATGCCGAGAACACACCACCGGACAGAACTGCGACCG GTGTTTGGATGGTTACTATGGTGACCCGATCCTGGGTTCAGGGGACCACTGTCGGCCCTGTATGTGCCCGGATGGGCCCGGTAGCGGGCGTCAGTTCGCCGGAGGATGTTACCGCGGTCTGGACTCCCAATACcaggtgttctgtgtgtgtagcCCCGGTTACAGAG GTGCCAGATGTGAGGAGTGCGCCCCCGGTTACTATGGAAACCCCCATGAGAACGGTGGACAGTGCCAACCATGCCAGtgcaacaaaaacattgacatgttgGACCAGGAGTCCTGCGACGCCAGAACGGGGGAGTGTCTCAAATGCCTCTATCACACCGAGGGTCGGAGCTGCCAAAGCTGCAAACCGGGCTACTATGGCGACGCGCTCACACAGAACTGCAGGA AGTGCGTGTGTAACCACCTGGGCACTAACCCGGCCACGTGCCAGTCGCCAGGCGACTGCCACTGCGATCCAGGCACCGGGCAGTGCCAGTGTCTGCCCAGTGTGTTGGGTCAGCACTGTGACCAGTGTGCCCCCGACACCTGGAACATGGCCAGCGAGGAGGGCTGCGAAGCCTGTTACTGTGACCCCGAACACTCGTATGGAACATCCTGCAACGAG CTGAGTGGCCAGTGTTCCTGTAGGCCCGGCTTTGGGGGTAAAACGTGTCGGGAGTGCAGAGAGCTTTTCTGGGGAGACCCTGAGGTCAAATGCAACG CGTGCGACTGTGACCCACGAGGCATCGCTGAGCCGCAGTGCAACAAGGCAGACGGTCACTGCGTGTGCGTGGAGGGGGTGTCTGGTCCCCGCTGTGACGCCTGTGCCCGTGGCTACTctggcactttccccgactgtGAGCGCTGCCACCAGTGTTTCTCCGACTGGGATGTGGTGGTCGGTCAGCTGACCAATCAGACCCACAGGATGGTCAACAGGGTGAACACCATCAAGGCCAGCGGAATCACCGGACCATATAAACACACCATAAAGAACATGGAGCAGAGTGCCGATACCATCAGAACCATCTTGGCTCAGAACCCGGCTACGCAGCCTCTTTCAGAAATACAGCAGCTACTGGAGCAGGCTAC AAAGCTAATGGAGGAGATGAACTACAAGTTGAATCTCACAGAGGAGGCATTGGCTGAGGTCTCATCTGATAAGAACAGCACTGACACTAAACTGGACTCTCTCAAAGAGGACGCTGAGAAGCTGGATCACACCGTCAAAGAGCTGTTGGACCAAGTGGAGTTCATCAAAAACTCTGACATTCGGG GAGCAACAGACAGTGTCACAAAGTACTACCAGCAGTCTGTAGCTGCTGAGGCTCGAGCCAACGCTTCCACCAGTGGCCCACACAACCCTTTGGAAAGCTCCGCACTCCTTCGGCAAGCCACAGAGGACAAGATGAACGACACCAAGGAAGAATTCCACAGGAGGCAGGAAGAACACGCCAAGCGCCTGGATGACCTGGCTGGACAACTAGAGACAGTGGACCTATCAGCACTCAATGATAAG ACCTGCGGCAGCCCAGCTGTTGAGACCAGGGGGGATTCTGACGGGGATAGCGGGTCAGGTGATGAGGGCTGCAATGGTCTGGTCGCCCTGAGCAACAAAGCCTGGCTCAAGGCCAAGGACTTTGACCAGGAGATTCTCACAGCCATGGAAGAAGTGGACAAGCTCTCCAAGATG GTGTCAGAAGCCAAATTGAAGGCGGACGAGGCAAAGCTTAATGCACAGGATGTGCTGATTAAGACCAACGAGACCAAACAGCGCGTGGACCGGAGCAACGAGGAGCTGCGCAGCCTGATCAAACAAATCCGAAACTTCCTCACGC AGGACGCCGCCGACCTGGAGAGCATTGAGGCAGTCGCGAACGAGGTGCTGGCCATGCAGATGCCCACCACGCCGGCGCAGCTCCAGAACCTAACGGAGGAGATCAGGGACAGGTTGGGAGACCTGGCTCTCGTGGAGTACATACTCAGCCAAAGCACCGACAACATCCAGAGAGCCGAGAGCCTTTTGGAGCAGGCACGCCAGGCCAG TAAGGAGGCCGCAGATGTGAGGGACACAGCAGAGATGGTAAAGCAGGCTCTAGAGGAAGCCGAGCGAGCCCAGAGCACGGCGGCCGAGGCCATAAAACAGGCCACAATCGACATCAGAGGCACCAATGACCTCCTTACCTCA GTGGAGTCAGAGACGGCCGACTCCGAGTTCAAGCTGAACAACGCCACCCAGAGGCTTCTACGGCTAGGTCAAGACGTCACGCTGCTCAGAGAGAAAGCACTAAACACCTCGCTCAGCTCTGAACAAACGGAGAGTGATGCTGAGAGCATTAACAAAGTGGCCGAGCAGGTCAAAAAG GATCTGGACGGGGAGCTGAAGGAGAAGTACAGCACCGTAGAGAATCTGATCAAACATGAGGCCCGAGGCATGACCGAAGCCAAGAAAAGGGCAGAGCTCCTACAACAGGAAGCCAAAGACCTGCTGCTACAGGCCAGCGACAAGCTTCAGCTTCTGaaag ATTTAGAGAAGTCTTATGAGGACAACCAGAAGACTCTGGAAGACAAGGCCAACCAGTTGGTGGACCTGGAGAAGGCTGTCAAAGAGCTGCTGGAGGAGATCAGTCACAAAGTCACCGTCTACAGCACCTGTCTGTTTTAA